CTCATATGGGCTGGCTGAGCTCTGTCTACGTATCTCACTCAGATGGGCCGCGCTGTGTCTATTCTCCAGCCCAACCGCATGGGCCAACGACCCCACGAGCCTGCGACCGAGAGGAGGCGCTGCGCTCAGGGCCGGTCCTGACTTTTTAGAGGCCCGGGGCGAACTTAAAAAGTGGGCCTAATATAGTGAAAAATATATATTACATCGATGCATAGCACAATCGGTGCAAAAAAAAGATACAAAGCACAACATTTTTATGCCTAAAAAACATCCTTTTTTCATTACTAAATAAAATATATCGGATCTAACTTATCTGCTAgcattttctttcttctttctcaAAATCATGTTTTTAGCCAACATTTTACAAGAAAGGAGTCGAAGTACCTGAATTTGTCTGATGAAAAATAGAAGAAATCCAGCTATCCAATCCCAAGCATATCAGGTCATCCTAGGGTCCTCGTATCCTCAAATGAACAACCCCGTACAGAAATAGAAGATCAGTCAGGGAATCGCTGGAAAACAAAGAAAAACAGTACAAAAATCAAGCGGAAAAGGACTATGAAATTACAAGAACTTTGTAGGCCTTTGACCCAAGAAAATGTCCTGCTGCAACTTGCAAAGTAACTGAGCTTATGAAGTGTTGTCTCTGCCTGTGGCCGTCCGCTAGATGAGAATAGTTATAGGCAAATCCATAGAGGAGTGAGATGGAGAAACTGAAAGGGTATCAAAGGAATCAAGTATAGCAGCAATATCCATTAATTTGCTAGGCATGCTGCATGCTTCGGGAGTAGGAGCAGAACGGGGAACGAGGATACAGGAATAAGAAACGACGGCGGCTGGTGTTATGAGATGGATCGATTGAAACGAGACTGGGATTGTGCCTTTCACAATTCAAGTAACCTACTAGTTTTTTTAACAGTACGTGCGCTACATGCTTTAAGGCCCGTCTTGTTCGGTTGTGTAGTATATATATGCACAGGGTCGGGGCCCCCAATCGGGCTGGGCCCTAGGGCGTCGCCCTTCTTGCCCCTacccagggccggccctggtTCCATGGTGTGCTTCTAGTTCTTTTTGCTAGAGATAAACTATACAAGCTGCAAGAACTGACCTCAAAAATGAAATTATTGTGCTCCTTCCAAATTCCAAGCCATGGTAACAAAGATTTCAAAAAATAGGTTACCAACAAACAGCACTTTAGCttcttttgcaaaaaaaaaacagcACTTTAGCTTGGTATAGAAGCAATCCGCGTGGCATTCGGAGACCACTAGATTTGAAGCATGTCCAACAAGAAAAATGCTTAAGGGCCAATAGAAATAAGGTGCTCAACGCTTTCTTCAGTATAAGTAGTACAGAAGACCCAAGAGTAATTAATATTTACCAGAATTAAAGTGTCTCCGCTTCTTAAAACTATCAATAATAAGCACCCACACAAATGCATTCAACTTCATTTCGCGCGTGGAAGAAGGACATCATGTAATGAACCATATTACAACCGACAGAGTTGATAAGGACCAGCCATTCTTTATAGGAAAAATGAACCCCTTTCCAACTATCAGCATAGGAGAAAATCCTTGTCTGGAGCAGCTTATCATCAGAGTAGTGGATTCCAGGGACAGTGACTGCTGGGCAGAAAGCAAGCTGTTCGTTTTCTGCGAAGAAATTATCGATGTTCTTGTTCAGGACCATCCGTCCAACTGGTTGCAGTGGGATGATATCCTCTGGCCAGGTCTTGGTGACATCAAGAGGGTCAAAGTCAAATCTATCCTCATGATCAGCATCAATGGTCTGAATGAAGAGCTTCCATTCTGGGTAATTCCCAGCTGCAATAGCATCAGT
This genomic stretch from Triticum urartu cultivar G1812 unplaced genomic scaffold, Tu2.1 TuUngrouped_contig_6218, whole genome shotgun sequence harbors:
- the LOC125530310 gene encoding catalase-like translates to RTNMQENWRIVDFFSHHPESLHMFTFLFDDVGIPLNYRHMDGFGVNTYTLISRDGKAHLVKFHWKPTCGVKCLLDDEAVTVGGTCHTHATKDLTDAIAAGNYPEWKLFIQTIDADHEDRFDFDPLDVTKTWPEDIIPLQPVGRMVLNKNIDNFFAENEQLAFCPAVTVPGIHYSDDKLLQTRIFSYADSWKGVHFSYKEWLVLINSVGCNMVHYMMSFFHARNEVECICVGAYY